One Synechococcus sp. JA-2-3B'a(2-13) genomic window carries:
- a CDS encoding branched-chain amino acid transaminase, which translates to MPDFLPYAYFQGQIVPFAEAKISIATHALHYGTAAFGGLRGIPDPQNPDQVLVFRLDRHCRRLSQSARLLCFDLPAERIEQVIVELIRKNRPSTSFYIRPLVYTSDLGISPRLHNIEKDFFVYGLELGDYLSPEGVSCRISSWARQEDRSLPLRGKITGAYITSSLAKTEAAQAGYDEAILMNSQGKVSEASGMNIFIVRNGVLITPSFDQDILEGITRDSVLTLARDLGIPTQERPVDKSELLIADEAFLTGTAAKITPIRQIEQYVLPPSRPITEQLRQKLTAITENRDPVYAHWVKVIPLKES; encoded by the coding sequence ATGCCAGATTTTCTGCCCTACGCCTACTTTCAGGGCCAGATTGTCCCTTTTGCCGAGGCGAAGATCTCCATTGCCACCCATGCTCTGCACTACGGGACAGCGGCGTTTGGCGGCTTGCGCGGGATCCCAGACCCGCAAAACCCGGATCAAGTTCTGGTGTTCCGTCTGGATCGCCATTGCCGACGACTGAGTCAAAGCGCCCGCCTGCTCTGTTTTGATCTCCCTGCTGAACGGATTGAGCAGGTGATCGTCGAGCTGATCCGAAAAAACCGTCCCTCCACGTCTTTCTACATCCGCCCCTTGGTGTACACCTCCGACCTAGGCATCTCGCCGCGGCTGCACAACATTGAGAAAGACTTTTTCGTGTACGGCTTGGAACTGGGGGACTACCTCTCGCCAGAGGGAGTCAGTTGCCGCATCAGCTCTTGGGCCCGGCAAGAGGATCGCAGCCTACCATTGCGGGGCAAGATCACCGGCGCCTACATCACTTCCTCTTTGGCCAAAACCGAGGCGGCGCAGGCTGGCTATGACGAGGCCATTTTGATGAACTCCCAGGGCAAAGTGAGCGAAGCCTCGGGCATGAACATCTTCATCGTGCGCAATGGCGTGCTGATTACCCCCAGCTTCGACCAAGATATCTTGGAAGGGATCACCCGCGACAGTGTCCTCACCCTGGCCCGTGATCTGGGGATCCCTACCCAAGAACGGCCTGTCGATAAGTCGGAGCTGTTGATTGCCGATGAAGCTTTCCTGACTGGCACTGCTGCCAAGATTACGCCCATCCGCCAGATCGAGCAGTACGTCCTGCCCCCCTCCCGCCCCATCACCGAGCAGTTGCGGCAAAAGCTAACGGCAATCACCGAAAATCGGGATCCCGTCTATGCCCATTGGGTGAAGGTGATCCCTCTGAAAGAAAGCTAG